Sequence from the Terriglobales bacterium genome:
AGCTTCGTCCTTTGGGGTGAGGATTTCCTAAGACAGCTTCTTTTCCAGCAGCTCATTAACCAGTCTGGGATTGGCTTGGCCCTTGGAGAGTTTCATCACCTGCCCGACAAAAAATCCCATCACCGTCTTTTTACCCGCCCGGTATTGCTCCAGCTGCTTGGGATTCGCCGCTATGACTTCGTCGATGATCTTGTCGATTGCAGCGCTGTCCGTGATCTGCTGCGGCTTTTCCTTTTCGTAAATGGCCGGGAAGTCCTGCCCGCGCTCAAATGCGAGGTCGTAAAGGTCCTTCAGCATCTTGCCGGAAATCGTGCCCGCCTCCACCAGGTCAGCCGACATCGCCACACCCTTCATGGAGATGGGCGACTGTTCAATTTCCAGGCTTCGAGCTTTCAGCCGGCCCATCAGTTCGCTCTGCACAAGGTTCGCAACGCGCTTGGGATTTTTTGCCGCGCGCGCCGCTTCTTCGAACTGATCAGCCAATGACCTGGTCACGGTCAACACGCCGGCATCCTGCTCGGTGATGCCGAACTCGCTTACCATGCGTGCCCGGCGCGCCTCGGGCAGTTCCGGAAGCTGCTCTCGAATTTGAGCCTGCCATTTCGGGTCCACCACTAACGGCAGCAGATCAGGCTCGGGAAAGTAACGGTAATCGTGGGCCTGCTCCTTGGAGCGCATTCCATAAGTCTTGCCCTCATTGGAATTGAAAAGCCGCGTTTCCTGGATTATCCGCCCCCCTGACTCGAGTACCTCGATGTGTCGTTCGATCTCATACTCCAGCGCCAGCCGTATAAAGCGAAATGAATTGACGTTCTTCACTTCAGTCTTGGTGCCGAACGCTTTCTGCCCCCGCGGACGCACGCTCACATTAGCGTCACAACGCAGCGACCCTTCCTCCATGTTCACGTCGCTCACGCCGGTGTAGAGGATGATCTCCTTCAGCCGCGTGAGGTATTCGTAAGCTTCGTCGGGAGAGGCGATGTCAGGTTCGCTGACGATCTCAATCAGCGGCACACCGCAGCGGTTGAGGTCCAGATAGGTCTTCTCAGACGAATCGGGAAAGCCCTCGTGCAGGCTCTTGCCTGCGTCTTCCTCCAAGTGAACGCGCGTGATGCCAATCTTCTTACGTCCGCCATTACTGGGAATCTCAATGAAGCCATGCTCGGAGAGCGGCTTATCGTATTGTGAGATCTGGTATCCCTTGGGCAGGTCGGGATAGAAGTAGTTCTTTCGGGCAAAAATCGAGGTTTCGTTGATGCGGCAATTCAACGACATTGCCGCCAGCACCGCAAACTCCACCACCTTGCGATTGAGCACTGGCAGTGCGCCGGGCCAGCCCAGGCACACCGGACAGGTGTTGCTGTTGGGAGTGGCGCCAAAGCGGGTGGAGCACGAACAGAAAATCTTGGTCGCTGTCAGAAGCTGGACGTGCACCTCGAGCCCAATGACGGGCTCATATCCCGAGGCCGCTGCAACCGTCCGTTCCGGCGTGGTTACCATAAACAGTGATTATATCGTGGGGTAGCGGCCGGTTATTTCGTGCCGGACCCGACATTCAAGTACTTATCCAGCGGGACCTCGAAGTAGAGAAGTTCGCCGCCTTTGGCGTTATGCGCCCCGGTCACATCCACAACTGCTCCGGTCAAGGGGGTGGAGATTCCCTCCAGATCAAAAAAAACAAATCCCGCCCGGGTGGAGTGGGGCTCCACGGCACGGGCGGCAAACTGCGCGCGATCAAGCTCATCTCGAACTTGTTGGCTCACGGTTCCCTTCATCTTCCCGCGGGGCCAGGGCAGTGGATTAACTCTGGGGCGGTCGTTGCGTTGCGGATTGGATATCCGCCGATAGAGGTCATCGTTGGTGGCTGCCGTGATTTTTGTGCGGTGGGCGGTGATCAGCCGCACCTGCAGATCGGTGAACGTGATCGGCTCATCGCCGTCGTTGGTAACAATCAGTCTTACTGGCAGCAGGTCGTGCTCACGATATGGCACAGAGAAGATAGCCTGCTTTTCAGGCGTGTCATAAGGATCAATGGCGATCGTGACCCGCTCGTCCTTGTGCTCGTCATGTGCCGGATAGGTCGCGGCAGGATGCACCTCAGGCACGACAAATTCTTTGGTCTTACCGACCGCGGCCAGGCAAAGCGAAATGCTGACCGCCACTGGCAGGGTTAAATACATTAGGGAACGCATGTTCCGATTATCCTCCATCCGGCAGGCCCGCTCCATGCTTGTAGAATGGCCCTTACCCATGTATTTCATTTACACACTGGCCTTGGCACTCTGGCTGCTCATAACCTCGCCTTACTGGTTATTTCAGATGCTGCGTCAGGGCAAGTATCGCGAGGGATTGCTGGAGAGGTTCGGGATGATACCCGGCCGGCTGCGCCCCGCGGCCGCAGACAACATTTGGGTTCATGCCGTCTCAGTGGGCGAGGTGATTGCGATCAGCGGTTTGGTCAATAAGCTACGCGAGCGGCATCCCGAAACTCAGATAGTGATCTCGACGACAACGGCTACGGGCCAGCGGCTTGCACGACAACGTTTCGGCGACGCCAACGTCTTTTATTTTCCTCTGGATTTTCCCTTTGCGATACGTGCGTACTTGCGAGCGCTCCGGCCACGGCTGGTGGTGATCGCAGAGACAGAACTTTGGCCGAATTTTCTCCGGCTGGCGCACGCATCCGGCGCGCGCATCGCGGTGGTGAACGCCCGCATTTCCGACCGATCTTTTCCGGGATATCGGCGTATAAGGCGCTGGCTGGGCCGTGTCCTCCAGAATATCGATCTGATTCTGGCGCAAACAGAAGAGGACTATCGCCGCCTGCTGGCGATCGGCGCCTCCGCTGCCCGGACTGCTGTCGCTGGAAATCTGAAGTTTGACATTGCACTACCTGCCCCACCGCCGCTCATCGCGGAGCTGGAGTCTGCGTTTGAGCGCTCAAATGCCGGGCCGGTGCTGGTCTGCGGCAGCACGGTAGAGGGCGAAGAGCCGCTCCTGTTGCGGGCCTTCGAGATTGTGCTGGCCCGCTATCCGGATGCTGTCATGATTCTGGCGCCGCGCCATCCTGAGCGCTTCAAGAAAGTCGCCGAGCTGATCTCGTCGTTAGGAATCAAAAGTTGGCGGCGGTCACTCTGGGACCCAAATCAGCCAATTGCCGGCGGTGTTTTCCTCTTGGACAGCATTGGTGAGTTGGCTGCGGCATATTCGCTGGCTACCATCGCGTTTGTTGGGGGCAGCCTCGCCGAGCGGGGTGGGCACAACATCCTGGAAGCCGCGCAGCACGGCGCGCCGGTAATGGTCGGGCCACACACCGAGAATTTCCGCGAAATGGTCAATCTGTTCCGCGATTCCGGAGCGCTGAAGGTGGTCGGCGCCGCGGAGCTTCCACTGGTTTTTATGGACCTTCTCGCTGACGAGCAGCAACGCCGAATTCTGGGCCAGCGCGCGCTAGAGACATTGCGTTCACGATCGGGAGCAACCGAACGGACGCTCCAGTTGTTGGAGCCTCTGTTCCCTTCGTCCAGCGCAGAACCAGAGCCGGTTGCGGCCGGTAATTCTAACCGTCACCGATGATGCTGCCTGCTGCTAGTCTCCTCAGCTCGGTGTTTGCTGCAGGCGTGCGGGCGCGAAATGTGCTTTACGACCGCGGCAGTCTCCGTGCCCGTCATCTTGAAGGCCCGACTATCAGTGTCGGGAATTTGTCAGTGGGTGGCTCCGGCAAAACCCCCTTTGTCATTCTTCTCGGACAATTGCTGAAGGCACGTGGCATTCCGTTTGATGTCCTCTCTCGCGGCTATGGGCGCAAGTCGCGGGGCGTGGCCTTGGTTGGTCCCGTTGGATCGCCGCTCGATTTTGGTGACGAACCGCTGCTGATTGCGCGACGACTGGGGGTTCCTGTCGTCGTGGGAGAGGACCGGTACGAAGCAGGACGCTTCGCTGAGCGAAAGTTCGGGCCGCAATTTCACCTGCTCGACGATGGTTTCCAGCACCGCAGCCTGGCTCGAGAGTTTGAAATTGTGATGGTCACTGCCGCCGACGCTCGCGATCGCCTGCTGCCCGCTGGCCGCCTGCGCGAGCCACTTACCTCCTTACAGCGCGCGGATGCTGTGGTGCTTACTGCAGCGGCTCAAGCTTCCGACTTTCCTGTTGAAGGAAAGATGGTCTGGCGCGCGCCCAGGGGCATTCTGCCTCCTAAAGACGTGCCCCATAATCCAGTGGCATTTTGCGGCATCGCTCGCCCAGAGAGTTTTTTCGTGCAGCTGCGAATGGCAGGAATCGGGCCTGCTGCCGAAGCCAGTTACGGCGATCATCATCACTACAGCGAGGCCGACGTCCGCGAGCTGCTTAGGCTGCGGGAGCAGAGCGAGGCCGGGGGATTCGTTACCACCGAGAAAGACGAAATCAATCTAGGGACATTGCGCTCGCAGCTCGAGCCGCTTGCGGTAGTATCGGTGAAGATGGAACTGGTGAACAGCGCTGCCGCAATAGATTCCATGTTGGCAAAAATTGAAGAGCGACGCCGAAGCCGGAGAGCCAGCCCAGTAAAGATCTAGTTATTGTTCTCCCAGTTTGGTGAAAGCCCGCTTCAAGAATCGCGACAAATAAAATCCGTCCAAATACTTGTAGGGCATTTCACCGCTGCTGTAATGCCCACAGGGCAGGACCGCGATCTCATGCTGCAAATCACGTCGGCGGAACTCAGCAATGATTTCGCGCGAGAGTTCTGGCGGGAAGGTCAGATCGTATGTTGCATACACGATCAACGACTGCCGGCAGCCGCGGTCAGAAGACGCGCGGCGTTCAAACTGATCGAAATACGCCATCGGGCTGATCACCAGCCACGCTCGTCGCAAGCGCTCAAGGTCAATGTCGTTTTCTATTCCCGCGCGAATGTGGCGCGTTGATTGCCCCGCCCAGACCACGTCAGCGAAGTAAGTGGAGGCGTGGTTGAAGGCGCAGACGCGCAGTCGTGGATCATGCGCGGCAGCGATGAAGGCATAGCACGATCCCAGGCTCGTCCCCACAATCCCCAGCTGCTCGTAGCCTTGTGATTGCAGCCAGTCCAGACAGGAGCGGGTATCAATCACCGCTTGCCGCGCCGCATCAATCGTGCGGCCAACATTGGCAGAAACGGCATAATCGGCGCGCTCAATCTCGGGCGGCTTGCGGAAGTCGTGATACGGCAAACTAAGACGCAAGGCCGCGATTCCCAAAAAGCTGAATAAGCGGCACAGCCCCAGGTGGCTCTCGGCGTCGGCGTTCCACTGCGGCAGCACGACTACAGCCTTCTTCGCCGCATAGGCAGTTCGCGAAGAATGCCGCTCCGGAAACCAGCGTGCGACAACTTGGTTGTTCTCTTCGAATGGCGTGCGCACCGCGGAGCTGAACCGCAAATTCTGTGGGCCCACTGCGCTGTTACCCGTTCCTTGGTGAACCGTCGTGCCCTTTGTGGTGAATGGTTTTACGGCCTCTTCCAATCGAAAGTCGGTAGGCGTCTCGTACGCGAAGAACTTATCGCTGTTCGTCAGAATCTGCTGATTCAATGCGGTAACGATGTTTCCCGGATCGCCATCATTAAGGTCTGCTCCGTTGCGGCACGGCCAGCTCTGCGTCCAGTCCAACCCCCAGTCAAGAGGCCGCACTACCCGATTGTTGTCTCGGTTTGCAAGCCGAGTCTCCCATGAATGCATCCACTTCTGGTACGGACGGGCCATCTATTCAAGATATCGCAATGGCATCGTTGCCGTCAGTCCACGTAGAGGCGCGGGACTCGGCTGGAAACATTGCACAGAATTTCGTATGGGATCGTCGAGGCTATCTGCGCGTGCTCCCAGGCCGTGATGCTGAGGTCGCCCGACGCTCCGATGAGCAGCACTTCGTCCCCGGTCTCTGTATGCGGAACATCGGTGACATCTACCAACGTGATATCCATGGAGACGCGGCCGACAATAGGTGCGTACTTCCCACGAACAATGACGCGGCCGCGCGAGGAAAGCATCCGGTTGAGTCCATCGGCGTAACCCACTGGCAAAACGGCCAACCGTGACTCACGCCCGGCGACGTATGTGCCGTTATAGCCAACGTGCTGTCCCGTGGACACCGTCCGGAGGGAGATAACTCTGGTCTTCCAGGAAAGCACCGGTTCGACCTCAATTGCCCTCGTCGCCGAGCGTTTCTCCTTTCCGCCAGGGCTACCCAGCGGCAACGAATAGCCATACAGCGAGATCCCAGGCCGCACCAGGTTGTTGGATTGTGAGCGCTTTATTTCCCAAGTTTCCGGGCAGGTCACAATCGCCGCGCTGTTCGCAATGTGGTAATACTTGGGCGCGAACCCCCCCTGCTCTACCAACCGAATCGCCTGTCCAAATTGCTTTATCTGTGCAGAAACATCCGCAGCTCCTGACGTCTCCGCCGAAGCCAGGTGGGTAAACACTCCTTCCAGCACCAGATTGGAAGCCGATCGCAGCCGCCCCAAAGAATTCGGCAACTCAGGCATGGACACTCCCAGGCGCGCCATCCCGGTATCTACTTTCAGATGAACCGGCACTGGATCAGGGCCTC
This genomic interval carries:
- the gatB gene encoding Asp-tRNA(Asn)/Glu-tRNA(Gln) amidotransferase subunit GatB, translating into MVTTPERTVAAASGYEPVIGLEVHVQLLTATKIFCSCSTRFGATPNSNTCPVCLGWPGALPVLNRKVVEFAVLAAMSLNCRINETSIFARKNYFYPDLPKGYQISQYDKPLSEHGFIEIPSNGGRKKIGITRVHLEEDAGKSLHEGFPDSSEKTYLDLNRCGVPLIEIVSEPDIASPDEAYEYLTRLKEIILYTGVSDVNMEEGSLRCDANVSVRPRGQKAFGTKTEVKNVNSFRFIRLALEYEIERHIEVLESGGRIIQETRLFNSNEGKTYGMRSKEQAHDYRYFPEPDLLPLVVDPKWQAQIREQLPELPEARRARMVSEFGITEQDAGVLTVTRSLADQFEEAARAAKNPKRVANLVQSELMGRLKARSLEIEQSPISMKGVAMSADLVEAGTISGKMLKDLYDLAFERGQDFPAIYEKEKPQQITDSAAIDKIIDEVIAANPKQLEQYRAGKKTVMGFFVGQVMKLSKGQANPRLVNELLEKKLS
- a CDS encoding 3-deoxy-D-manno-octulosonic acid transferase; the encoded protein is MLVEWPLPMYFIYTLALALWLLITSPYWLFQMLRQGKYREGLLERFGMIPGRLRPAAADNIWVHAVSVGEVIAISGLVNKLRERHPETQIVISTTTATGQRLARQRFGDANVFYFPLDFPFAIRAYLRALRPRLVVIAETELWPNFLRLAHASGARIAVVNARISDRSFPGYRRIRRWLGRVLQNIDLILAQTEEDYRRLLAIGASAARTAVAGNLKFDIALPAPPPLIAELESAFERSNAGPVLVCGSTVEGEEPLLLRAFEIVLARYPDAVMILAPRHPERFKKVAELISSLGIKSWRRSLWDPNQPIAGGVFLLDSIGELAAAYSLATIAFVGGSLAERGGHNILEAAQHGAPVMVGPHTENFREMVNLFRDSGALKVVGAAELPLVFMDLLADEQQRRILGQRALETLRSRSGATERTLQLLEPLFPSSSAEPEPVAAGNSNRHR
- the lpxK gene encoding tetraacyldisaccharide 4'-kinase — its product is MMLPAASLLSSVFAAGVRARNVLYDRGSLRARHLEGPTISVGNLSVGGSGKTPFVILLGQLLKARGIPFDVLSRGYGRKSRGVALVGPVGSPLDFGDEPLLIARRLGVPVVVGEDRYEAGRFAERKFGPQFHLLDDGFQHRSLAREFEIVMVTAADARDRLLPAGRLREPLTSLQRADAVVLTAAAQASDFPVEGKMVWRAPRGILPPKDVPHNPVAFCGIARPESFFVQLRMAGIGPAAEASYGDHHHYSEADVRELLRLREQSEAGGFVTTEKDEINLGTLRSQLEPLAVVSVKMELVNSAAAIDSMLAKIEERRRSRRASPVKI
- a CDS encoding alpha/beta hydrolase family protein, with translation MARPYQKWMHSWETRLANRDNNRVVRPLDWGLDWTQSWPCRNGADLNDGDPGNIVTALNQQILTNSDKFFAYETPTDFRLEEAVKPFTTKGTTVHQGTGNSAVGPQNLRFSSAVRTPFEENNQVVARWFPERHSSRTAYAAKKAVVVLPQWNADAESHLGLCRLFSFLGIAALRLSLPYHDFRKPPEIERADYAVSANVGRTIDAARQAVIDTRSCLDWLQSQGYEQLGIVGTSLGSCYAFIAAAHDPRLRVCAFNHASTYFADVVWAGQSTRHIRAGIENDIDLERLRRAWLVISPMAYFDQFERRASSDRGCRQSLIVYATYDLTFPPELSREIIAEFRRRDLQHEIAVLPCGHYSSGEMPYKYLDGFYLSRFLKRAFTKLGEQ
- the alr gene encoding alanine racemase, which gives rise to MTSSRPTWAEISLRALRKNFETIQQIVGGNASVCAVVKANAYGHGAVECARALGSAGAQWFGVTSTDEGLELREAGIAGRILLMTGFWRGDEPELIRARLTPAVWEGWHLEALQQAAKRGPDPVPVHLKVDTGMARLGVSMPELPNSLGRLRSASNLVLEGVFTHLASAETSGAADVSAQIKQFGQAIRLVEQGGFAPKYYHIANSAAIVTCPETWEIKRSQSNNLVRPGISLYGYSLPLGSPGGKEKRSATRAIEVEPVLSWKTRVISLRTVSTGQHVGYNGTYVAGRESRLAVLPVGYADGLNRMLSSRGRVIVRGKYAPIVGRVSMDITLVDVTDVPHTETGDEVLLIGASGDLSITAWEHAQIASTIPYEILCNVSSRVPRLYVD